From Thermoplasmata archaeon, a single genomic window includes:
- a CDS encoding MoaD/ThiS family protein has product MKVRVRLLRPFSDAIGRSELELELPEGTTVTGLVERLAAEHPRFREQAYESDGRMSEYLTMFLNDAPVTDAGKALGDGDEVLIFFPVSGG; this is encoded by the coding sequence ATGAAGGTCAGGGTCAGGCTGCTCAGGCCGTTCAGCGACGCCATCGGGCGCTCCGAGCTCGAGCTCGAGCTCCCCGAGGGAACGACGGTGACGGGGCTCGTAGAGCGACTCGCGGCGGAGCACCCGCGCTTCAGGGAGCAGGCCTACGAGAGCGACGGCAGGATGAGCGAGTACCTGACCATGTTCCTGAACGACGCGCCCGTGACGGACGCCGGTAAGGCGCTCGGGGACGGGGACGAGGTCCTCATATTCTTCCCCGTCAGCGGGGGCTGA
- a CDS encoding ABC transporter ATP-binding protein: protein MHALEMCGLVKDYHSGVRALDGVDLTVEAGEIFGLIGPNGAGKSTAIRIAATLLVPTAGRAEVWGHDVVRERDEVRRIISYLPEEAGAYENLTGEEYLRFMARFYPGDPEEAVRRGARIAGLGDRIRSRTKEYSRGMRRRLLIGRTLMTDSRLYILDEPTSGLDVLHAHHIRRVIRERVRETGTAALVSSHNLLEVEYLCDRVAILHGGRIACTGAPRELMEERGVRNLEELFITVVGVERAAGGGA from the coding sequence ATGCACGCACTCGAGATGTGCGGACTGGTCAAGGACTACCACTCCGGCGTGCGGGCGCTGGACGGGGTGGACCTCACGGTCGAGGCCGGAGAGATATTCGGCCTCATCGGCCCAAACGGGGCCGGAAAGAGCACTGCGATTCGCATCGCCGCCACCCTGCTAGTGCCCACAGCGGGGAGGGCGGAGGTCTGGGGCCACGACGTCGTGAGGGAGAGGGACGAGGTCAGGAGAATCATATCCTACCTCCCCGAGGAGGCCGGGGCCTACGAGAACCTCACGGGCGAGGAGTACTTGCGCTTCATGGCCCGGTTCTACCCCGGCGACCCCGAGGAGGCGGTTCGGCGCGGGGCCCGAATCGCCGGTCTCGGCGATAGAATTCGCTCCCGGACGAAAGAGTACAGCCGTGGCATGAGGCGGCGCCTCCTGATCGGTCGGACGCTGATGACCGACTCCCGTCTCTACATCCTCGACGAGCCGACCTCCGGGCTCGACGTCCTGCACGCCCACCACATCCGCAGGGTGATAAGGGAGAGGGTGAGGGAGACCGGGACGGCCGCGCTGGTCTCGAGCCACAACCTGCTCGAGGTGGAGTACCTCTGCGACCGCGTCGCGATTCTGCACGGTGGAAGAATAGCGTGCACTGGCGCGCCGCGGGAGCTGATGGAGGAGCGCGGTGTGAGGAACCTCGAGGAGCTGTTCATCACAGTAGTTGGTGTGGAGCGCGCGGCCGGGGGTGGGGCGTGA
- a CDS encoding phenylalanine--tRNA ligase subunit alpha → MAAEELSRNERRVLLAISRLGSAAPEDVVREGGFRELVEVMSAASWLRSKGLLEIHERIQTTYFLDDEGRRYVERGELPEFTLLRVLEELGRGGRVEMGALKPPGMGSEELRVALGWLRRNGWASILKEAGRSWISLTDEGREALRRGPEGEELALLRAAGREGGLPEDEARRIGASSLPLLLTRKGLLRARERRLRTLVLTERGRKLVEAGLEVGEELTQLTPELITSGAWRGVELRPYDVNTYAPAAQGGKPHILREAIKRIRSIFLHMGFTEIEGDFVESCFWDMDVLFIPQDHPARDAQDTFYLKNPPRIELPPRLPELIRQIHETGGDTGSDGWRYRWSEEEASRALLRTHTTVNTIRYLSEHPEPPVKAFSVGRVFRREATDATHLAEFHQIEGIIMEEGASFRMLMGTLKEFYERMGFTGIRFRPSYYPYTEPSLDVEVFFDGSWMELGGAGIFRPEVTAPFGIKHPVLAWGLGLERLVMKRYGIDDMRRLYLPDLEWLRNTPIL, encoded by the coding sequence ATGGCTGCGGAGGAGCTCTCGAGGAACGAGAGGAGGGTCCTGCTCGCGATCTCAAGGCTGGGGAGCGCGGCCCCGGAGGACGTGGTGAGGGAGGGAGGCTTCCGGGAGCTGGTCGAGGTGATGAGCGCGGCCTCGTGGCTCAGGTCGAAGGGGCTTCTGGAAATCCACGAGCGAATTCAGACCACCTACTTCCTCGATGACGAGGGGAGAAGGTACGTGGAGAGGGGCGAGCTCCCAGAGTTCACCCTCCTGAGGGTGCTGGAGGAGCTGGGGAGGGGCGGGAGGGTTGAGATGGGCGCGCTGAAGCCCCCTGGAATGGGCTCCGAGGAGCTGAGAGTCGCCCTTGGGTGGCTGAGGAGGAATGGCTGGGCCAGCATCCTGAAGGAGGCGGGGAGGAGCTGGATATCTCTCACGGATGAGGGCCGCGAAGCCCTAAGAAGGGGGCCGGAGGGCGAGGAGCTTGCGCTCCTGAGGGCCGCGGGGCGGGAGGGCGGTCTGCCGGAGGACGAGGCGCGCAGAATCGGGGCCAGCTCGCTCCCTCTCCTCCTGACGCGCAAAGGCCTGCTGAGGGCGAGGGAGAGGCGACTGAGGACGCTGGTTCTCACGGAGAGGGGCAGAAAGCTCGTCGAGGCCGGGCTGGAGGTCGGCGAGGAGCTGACCCAGCTCACGCCCGAGCTCATCACCAGCGGGGCCTGGAGGGGTGTGGAGCTCAGGCCCTACGATGTAAATACCTATGCCCCAGCGGCGCAAGGTGGCAAGCCCCACATCCTGCGCGAGGCGATAAAGAGAATTCGGAGCATATTCCTGCACATGGGCTTCACCGAGATAGAGGGCGACTTCGTCGAGTCCTGCTTCTGGGACATGGACGTCCTGTTCATCCCGCAGGACCACCCCGCTCGGGACGCGCAGGACACCTTCTACCTGAAGAATCCACCGAGAATCGAGCTCCCGCCCCGACTCCCTGAGCTGATAAGGCAGATACACGAGACCGGCGGCGACACCGGCTCGGACGGCTGGCGCTACAGATGGTCGGAGGAGGAGGCATCGAGGGCGCTCCTGCGCACCCACACCACCGTCAACACCATCCGCTACCTCTCAGAGCACCCGGAGCCGCCCGTCAAGGCCTTCTCGGTCGGCAGGGTGTTCAGACGCGAGGCCACCGACGCGACGCACCTGGCCGAGTTCCACCAGATCGAGGGTATAATCATGGAGGAGGGAGCCTCCTTCCGAATGCTCATGGGGACGCTCAAGGAGTTCTACGAGAGGATGGGATTCACCGGTATTCGATTCAGGCCCTCCTACTACCCCTACACCGAGCCCTCGCTCGACGTCGAGGTCTTCTTCGACGGCAGCTGGATGGAGCTCGGGGGGGCTGGGATTTTCCGCCCTGAGGTGACCGCGCCGTTTGGCATAAAGCACCCTGTTCTGGCGTGGGGTCTCGGGCTCGAGAGGCTGGTGATGAAGCGCTACGGCATAGACGACATGCGCCGGCTCTACCTCCCGGACCTCGAGTGGCTCAGGAACACGCCGATACTTTGA
- a CDS encoding acyl-CoA dehydrogenase family protein codes for MGFGLTKEQLELQAEVREWAEREVAPRAEAVDATGEFPLNTIRKAGERGYAGLNIPVEYGGRKVDGPSYALAIEEISRACASVGVILAVHNSLGALGVYLFGTEEQKKKYLPDLASGRKVGGFMLTEPGAGSDAGNLSTTARLEGDHYIVNGKKRYILSGTHAGTFILFAMTDKSASSKGMSAFILERETPGLRMVGRHEMMGVRGCCPAEFELNDARVPKENLLGKEGQGFRIALTLLDHGRIGIGAQAVGIARAALEESIAYAKTRVQFGQPIARFQAISWMLADMATRIEASRLLVLRAAEMKDSGQRFSKESSMCKLFASETCRWVTERAVQIHGGAGYMKGNPVERHYRDAKILEIYEGTSEVQRIVISNALLS; via the coding sequence ATGGGCTTTGGTCTCACAAAGGAGCAGCTCGAGTTGCAGGCCGAGGTTCGCGAGTGGGCCGAGAGGGAAGTCGCGCCGCGGGCCGAGGCCGTGGATGCCACGGGCGAGTTCCCGCTGAACACGATAAGAAAGGCGGGCGAGAGAGGCTACGCGGGCCTGAACATTCCCGTCGAGTATGGAGGCCGGAAGGTGGACGGGCCCTCCTACGCCCTCGCCATCGAAGAGATATCCCGCGCCTGCGCGTCGGTGGGGGTGATTCTGGCGGTGCACAACTCGCTCGGCGCTCTGGGCGTCTATCTTTTCGGCACGGAGGAGCAGAAAAAGAAATACCTTCCCGACCTCGCGTCGGGCAGGAAGGTCGGCGGCTTCATGCTAACGGAGCCCGGGGCGGGCTCGGACGCCGGCAACCTCTCGACGACGGCGCGGCTGGAGGGGGACCATTACATAGTCAACGGGAAGAAGCGCTACATCCTGAGCGGCACGCACGCCGGCACCTTCATCCTGTTCGCCATGACGGACAAATCGGCCAGCTCGAAGGGAATGAGCGCCTTTATTCTGGAAAGGGAGACGCCGGGCCTGAGGATGGTTGGAAGGCACGAGATGATGGGCGTCAGGGGCTGCTGCCCGGCGGAGTTCGAACTGAATGACGCGCGGGTGCCGAAGGAGAATCTGCTTGGGAAGGAAGGGCAGGGCTTCAGAATCGCCCTGACGCTGCTCGACCACGGGAGAATCGGCATAGGTGCGCAGGCCGTCGGAATCGCGAGGGCGGCGCTGGAGGAATCGATAGCTTACGCGAAGACCCGCGTGCAGTTCGGCCAGCCGATCGCGCGTTTCCAGGCGATATCGTGGATGCTTGCGGACATGGCCACGCGCATCGAGGCCTCGAGGCTTCTCGTGCTGAGGGCGGCCGAGATGAAGGACTCGGGCCAGCGCTTCAGCAAGGAGTCATCGATGTGCAAGCTCTTCGCGTCCGAGACCTGCAGGTGGGTGACCGAGAGAGCAGTCCAGATACACGGGGGCGCGGGCTATATGAAGGGGAACCCGGTCGAGCGCCACTACCGAGACGCCAAGATCCTTGAGATATACGAGGGCACATCGGAGGTCCAGAGAATCGTGATATCGAACGCGCTGCTATCCTGA
- a CDS encoding ABC transporter permease yields MGPLANIAGKELREMVRDPKLLVGMVLVPMLIFPVLGGAIGSSREAAERGVESAAVGLFSTDSLDGNETYSTLLGAVLVASNLTVRNISAADETSALRSALEGGEIALVAVTPDFSERLEALKPAEVRIYGIMRDYSIAESTVHQRLLSAVEVFNDAVVTERLQRAYPNESAPNLTRPLVTKALSVIHGEPKDADPTLVGAAIMGSSFSMPVALMILLIMAGQLAATSVAMEKEQKTLEVLLTLPVRRVSILLGKLAGVVLVSLLATASYLVGFSFYFSSLGIGAGDLDLASLGLAPPAEGIALLGASLLLSFVSALSLAVLFSVFTKDVRSAQSLMGVLYIPIMIPAIVLMFSPVESLPGWLQAVILAIPFSYPIIASRALYTHQYLVVALGILYQALFTAGVLALAARVFSTEKILTAKLELGRGRRMSEKL; encoded by the coding sequence ATGGGGCCTCTGGCGAACATCGCGGGGAAGGAGCTCAGGGAGATGGTGCGGGACCCGAAGCTACTAGTGGGGATGGTTCTCGTCCCAATGCTCATATTCCCTGTGCTAGGAGGCGCCATCGGCTCTTCGCGCGAGGCGGCGGAGCGGGGCGTGGAGAGCGCGGCCGTGGGCCTCTTCTCTACGGATTCCCTCGATGGCAACGAAACCTACTCCACTCTCCTGGGCGCGGTCCTCGTTGCGTCCAACCTCACCGTCCGGAACATCAGCGCGGCTGATGAGACCTCGGCGCTCCGGAGCGCGCTCGAGGGCGGGGAGATTGCGCTCGTCGCGGTTACCCCCGACTTCTCCGAGAGGCTCGAGGCGCTGAAGCCGGCCGAAGTCAGGATCTACGGAATCATGCGTGACTATTCCATCGCCGAGAGCACGGTGCACCAGAGGCTCTTGTCTGCCGTCGAGGTCTTCAACGACGCGGTCGTGACCGAGAGGCTGCAGAGGGCCTACCCGAACGAGAGCGCCCCAAACCTGACCCGGCCTCTGGTGACGAAAGCGCTCAGCGTGATTCACGGCGAGCCAAAGGATGCCGACCCCACTCTGGTCGGTGCCGCGATAATGGGCTCCTCGTTCTCAATGCCGGTGGCCCTGATGATTCTTTTAATAATGGCCGGACAGCTCGCCGCGACCTCTGTGGCGATGGAGAAGGAGCAGAAGACGCTCGAGGTCCTCCTGACGCTCCCGGTGAGGAGGGTGAGCATCCTGCTCGGGAAGCTCGCGGGCGTGGTTCTGGTCTCGCTCCTAGCGACCGCCTCCTACCTCGTCGGGTTCTCTTTCTATTTCAGCAGCCTCGGAATCGGCGCGGGCGACCTGGACCTGGCATCGCTCGGCCTCGCTCCGCCTGCCGAGGGCATAGCCCTTCTCGGTGCGTCGCTGCTGCTCTCGTTCGTCTCCGCCCTCTCGCTCGCGGTCCTGTTCTCCGTGTTCACGAAGGACGTGCGCAGCGCCCAGTCCTTGATGGGCGTCCTCTACATACCCATAATGATTCCGGCCATCGTCCTGATGTTCTCGCCGGTGGAGTCCCTCCCGGGCTGGCTCCAAGCGGTGATTCTGGCGATTCCGTTCTCCTACCCGATAATCGCCTCCCGCGCCCTCTACACGCACCAGTACCTCGTCGTGGCGCTGGGGATACTGTATCAGGCCCTCTTCACCGCGGGAGTCCTGGCCCTGGCGGCGCGCGTTTTCTCGACGGAGAAAATCCTCACCGCAAAGCTAGAGCTCGGGAGGGGGCGTCGGATGTCTGAAAAGCTTTAA
- a CDS encoding DUF4129 domain-containing protein encodes MTRAVAIALCLLLTIPVAHGPSISQNPPAGPDRARDPGATLTGERGSGPLHEPAAETVEEACASGNHASAAGHNARCRESPENEEPAPEIERADSRGPGGAQSSAKMEVEGKGTSPSAQKEDKTAGIALPDAHEGAGDGRLVVISNATNITLALGTFSTTLRYFPDPKTNIGTLQKGVPVDITGQLVDGNYTELGAGGAGAAMRNHGIANIVEMVYWEFNHEPQTPLALAWKNPDDINDTDINGTFVIQQWAPDVPKAGLYPMVFYFEGASVEIGGTIYNIYPPCRKEFLVAVQFPVELTVEVSPAAPEAGGNITITGTARGTDGVSLDNEGLLVSFAGTRIGAPLPAGWYIDDVTVVADTLRTVLKENFETGGTGWTHGGVGDDWMIGIPASPIGPTSANSGQRCAGTNLKGSYQQLADCVLVSPDFNLSMAFSAQLSFFEWYDLAREDSILVSLEALIGGLWIESDAIEVNGSRPQWAQRTIDFSEFTRGGGVFEAVGSERVHIKFRLVSRTFSVYTSGGEYSFRYRIPDETLPGEQNLTVTHPASLLYAHGSVSKVFPVKRPTTFVFPTNPAAHIAYRSSADGSIQKYIELRARLVDSRGDPPMMKIKDEKGEEIRQDYTVKVYWDATPLDPRDQPKLIGNARPLNMTENFWDGSLTIAYKVPNDQPLGPVYVIFSFGGTRYYSPGEATDSYTVMAHTFIEPPPPEERTVFRGSTVNLYGVLKVRPEESQFDTIRGDPVQLKNIRIFWAGEEQTKEGRTVITELDGTFSMSYHVSSTHALGLVPVSFKFDGDDRYQPCAADVNYSVKSQTFITLEPQTVMKGVPIDVYIDGVRRLGIAGVLRDDKGDRIGGVPVTLKRLRLGTEETLKSNLITGPDGVFVYPFTVRFEDPVGNLTLIATFAGDDKYTRSTNMTNYTVRVRTSIERIDTQTEVARGGTLNVQALLYEDWNGAPGYEIKYEMVTLSLDGQPLTNNMTDSGGQVSFRSIISSKTLVGMREISLRYNGSQYYLPTENTSMIFVQGRTLIEFQDVYPNETLQQKRRLSGRLRLVDDAYVPLVNQTVLVFFTIEKSSIDIENPEIEKEKRDKRIAVANTDIQGYISFNVTFRMGENLDSQQTWKLHLWAKYAGQTEVMPDGEVKMKYLNSTGTYSLTYIIPARVRVPEWGWLIVLVIIAVGSIITGWVLYEINKKRALRGMQTIIRRAADQLVAGNEYAAVIFKAYRKLAASMKRYGYMRRDSETFREFERAIRIALPIDQKAMNEFLTVLEEARYSQHEMGEPDRDRAINALRAVQYSLEKVILTQEQLAMIQDKAEALPEEAEPDIYIQSEEGLKKAEDIDIPLVEGTPVEPPEDRRPREPTTGGAGKPGSDGGGGTQ; translated from the coding sequence ATGACGAGAGCCGTCGCGATTGCGCTTTGCCTCTTACTGACCATCCCGGTTGCCCATGGCCCAAGTATCTCGCAGAACCCGCCGGCCGGCCCCGACCGCGCGCGGGACCCGGGAGCCACCCTGACCGGGGAGCGGGGCTCCGGGCCGCTGCATGAGCCTGCCGCAGAGACGGTTGAGGAAGCGTGCGCCTCCGGAAACCACGCCAGCGCGGCGGGGCATAACGCCCGGTGCCGAGAAAGTCCGGAGAACGAAGAGCCGGCTCCAGAGATTGAGCGCGCTGATTCACGGGGCCCGGGGGGTGCGCAATCCTCGGCCAAAATGGAGGTGGAAGGGAAAGGGACCTCTCCGTCCGCGCAGAAAGAGGACAAAACGGCGGGGATTGCACTTCCTGACGCTCATGAAGGAGCGGGCGACGGCAGGCTCGTCGTGATATCCAACGCCACGAACATCACCCTCGCGCTCGGGACCTTCAGCACCACCCTGCGCTACTTCCCTGACCCGAAGACGAACATCGGGACGCTCCAGAAGGGCGTTCCCGTGGACATCACGGGCCAGCTCGTTGACGGAAACTACACCGAGCTCGGCGCGGGCGGCGCGGGCGCGGCGATGAGGAACCACGGAATCGCAAACATTGTTGAGATGGTCTACTGGGAGTTCAACCACGAGCCCCAGACGCCGCTCGCTCTGGCGTGGAAGAACCCGGACGACATCAACGACACCGACATCAACGGGACCTTCGTGATTCAGCAGTGGGCGCCCGATGTTCCGAAGGCCGGGCTCTACCCGATGGTCTTCTACTTCGAGGGCGCCTCGGTCGAGATCGGCGGCACGATATACAACATCTACCCGCCCTGCAGGAAGGAGTTCCTCGTGGCGGTCCAGTTCCCAGTGGAGCTCACCGTCGAGGTCTCGCCCGCGGCGCCGGAGGCGGGCGGGAACATAACGATAACCGGGACCGCGAGGGGCACGGACGGCGTCTCGCTGGACAACGAGGGCCTCCTGGTCTCGTTCGCGGGGACAAGAATCGGCGCCCCGCTGCCCGCGGGCTGGTACATCGACGACGTCACCGTCGTCGCCGACACCCTCAGGACGGTCCTGAAGGAGAACTTCGAGACCGGCGGCACGGGCTGGACGCACGGCGGCGTCGGCGACGACTGGATGATTGGAATACCGGCGAGCCCGATAGGCCCGACGAGCGCGAACAGCGGCCAGAGGTGCGCCGGGACCAATCTCAAGGGCTCGTACCAGCAGCTCGCGGACTGCGTTCTGGTCAGCCCCGACTTCAACCTGAGCATGGCGTTCAGCGCGCAGCTCTCCTTCTTCGAGTGGTACGACCTCGCCAGAGAGGACTCGATACTCGTTTCGCTGGAGGCGCTGATAGGCGGCCTGTGGATCGAGAGCGACGCGATCGAGGTGAACGGGAGCAGGCCCCAGTGGGCCCAGAGGACCATAGACTTCAGCGAGTTCACGAGGGGCGGCGGCGTTTTCGAGGCGGTGGGGTCGGAGAGGGTGCACATCAAGTTCAGGCTCGTCAGCCGGACCTTCTCCGTCTACACCTCCGGCGGAGAATACTCCTTCAGGTACCGGATACCGGACGAGACGCTTCCCGGAGAGCAGAACCTGACGGTGACGCACCCCGCCTCCCTCCTGTACGCCCACGGCTCCGTCTCGAAGGTTTTCCCGGTCAAGAGGCCGACGACCTTCGTCTTCCCCACAAACCCCGCGGCGCACATCGCATACCGTAGCAGCGCGGACGGCTCGATACAGAAGTACATCGAGCTCAGGGCGAGGCTGGTCGACAGCCGCGGCGACCCGCCGATGATGAAGATAAAGGACGAGAAGGGCGAGGAGATCAGGCAGGACTACACGGTCAAGGTCTACTGGGACGCCACGCCGCTCGACCCGCGCGACCAGCCGAAGCTGATTGGGAACGCGAGACCGCTGAACATGACGGAGAACTTCTGGGACGGCTCGCTGACGATCGCGTACAAGGTACCGAACGACCAGCCCCTGGGGCCGGTCTATGTGATATTCAGCTTCGGCGGAACTAGGTACTACTCCCCGGGCGAGGCCACAGATTCCTACACGGTGATGGCGCACACCTTCATCGAGCCCCCGCCGCCGGAGGAGAGGACCGTCTTCAGGGGAAGCACGGTCAACCTCTACGGCGTCCTGAAGGTGAGGCCGGAGGAGAGCCAGTTCGACACCATCCGCGGGGACCCCGTGCAGCTGAAGAACATCAGAATCTTCTGGGCGGGCGAGGAGCAGACGAAGGAGGGGAGGACGGTCATCACCGAGCTCGACGGCACATTCTCGATGTCGTATCATGTGTCGAGCACGCACGCCCTCGGGCTGGTCCCCGTGAGCTTCAAATTCGACGGCGACGACAGGTACCAGCCCTGCGCGGCGGACGTGAACTACTCCGTCAAGTCGCAGACATTCATCACGCTCGAGCCGCAGACGGTGATGAAGGGCGTCCCGATCGACGTCTACATAGACGGCGTCCGGAGGCTGGGAATCGCCGGCGTTCTCAGGGACGACAAGGGCGACAGAATCGGCGGCGTGCCCGTGACGCTCAAGAGGCTCAGACTCGGGACCGAGGAGACGCTGAAGAGCAACCTGATAACGGGACCGGACGGCGTGTTCGTTTATCCGTTCACGGTCAGGTTCGAGGACCCCGTGGGCAACCTCACGCTCATCGCCACATTCGCCGGCGACGACAAGTACACGAGGTCCACGAACATGACCAACTACACGGTGCGCGTCAGGACCTCCATCGAGAGAATCGACACTCAGACCGAGGTCGCGCGCGGCGGGACGCTGAACGTTCAGGCGCTCCTCTACGAGGACTGGAACGGCGCCCCCGGGTACGAGATAAAATACGAGATGGTCACACTCTCGCTCGACGGCCAGCCGCTCACGAACAACATGACCGACAGCGGCGGCCAGGTCTCGTTCCGCTCGATTATCAGCTCCAAGACGCTCGTGGGGATGAGGGAGATATCGCTCAGGTACAACGGCAGCCAGTACTACCTCCCCACCGAGAACACATCGATGATTTTCGTTCAGGGGAGAACGCTCATCGAGTTCCAGGACGTCTACCCCAACGAGACGCTCCAGCAGAAGAGGCGGCTCAGCGGCAGGCTCAGGCTCGTCGACGACGCCTACGTCCCTCTGGTGAACCAGACCGTGCTGGTCTTCTTCACAATCGAGAAGAGCTCGATAGACATCGAGAACCCCGAGATCGAGAAGGAGAAGAGGGACAAGAGAATCGCCGTCGCCAACACGGACATACAGGGCTACATCAGCTTCAACGTGACCTTCAGAATGGGCGAGAACCTCGACAGCCAGCAGACCTGGAAGCTCCACCTGTGGGCTAAGTACGCGGGCCAGACGGAGGTCATGCCCGACGGCGAGGTCAAGATGAAGTACCTGAACTCGACCGGGACCTACTCCCTCACCTACATCATCCCGGCGAGGGTCAGGGTCCCAGAGTGGGGATGGCTGATCGTCCTGGTCATCATCGCCGTCGGCTCCATAATCACCGGCTGGGTGCTCTACGAAATCAACAAAAAGAGGGCTCTCAGGGGCATGCAGACGATCATCCGGAGGGCCGCAGACCAGCTCGTCGCCGGGAACGAGTACGCGGCGGTCATCTTCAAGGCCTACAGGAAGCTCGCCGCCAGCATGAAGAGGTACGGCTACATGAGGCGCGACAGCGAGACATTCCGCGAGTTCGAGAGGGCGATAAGGATAGCCCTGCCGATAGACCAGAAGGCGATGAACGAGTTCCTGACGGTTCTGGAGGAGGCCCGGTACAGCCAGCACGAGATGGGCGAGCCGGACAGGGACAGGGCGATAAACGCCCTCAGGGCGGTCCAGTACTCGCTCGAGAAGGTCATCCTGACGCAGGAGCAGCTCGCAATGATTCAGGACAAGGCCGAGGCGCTGCCCGAGGAGGCAGAGCCCGACATATACATCCAGAGCGAGGAGGGCCTGAAGAAGGCCGAGGACATCGATATCCCGCTCGTCGAGGGGACGCCCGTGGAGCCGCCAGAGGACCGGCGTCCTCGGGAGCCCACCACCGGTGGCGCCGGCAAGCCCGGTAGTGATGGGGGCGGGGGCACCCAGTAG
- a CDS encoding tetratricopeptide repeat protein: protein MVHDWLPRGARMPEDASKEVAAGQRLLAAGDYKGALSRFNRAIKLDPSNAEAYLGKAEAAAALPDIEAGEIVASYQKAIELQKEPGERAMTQTQLGAFCLREGKTELAEECYKKAAELDPENAPYYFSDLGIELYMAVLRGMEDEVSREELDRARGKALTYFARALDLEPAEAARLLQSHAPGN from the coding sequence GTGGTCCACGATTGGCTCCCCCGGGGAGCGAGGATGCCCGAGGACGCGTCGAAGGAGGTGGCCGCGGGCCAGAGGCTTCTGGCCGCGGGGGACTACAAGGGGGCCCTGTCACGCTTCAACCGCGCGATAAAGCTCGACCCCTCCAACGCCGAGGCCTATCTGGGGAAGGCGGAGGCTGCCGCGGCTTTGCCTGACATTGAGGCGGGAGAGATAGTGGCGAGCTATCAGAAGGCTATAGAACTCCAGAAGGAGCCGGGCGAGAGGGCGATGACCCAGACCCAGCTCGGCGCTTTCTGCTTGCGCGAGGGAAAGACGGAGCTGGCCGAGGAATGCTATAAAAAAGCCGCGGAGCTCGACCCCGAGAACGCGCCCTACTATTTCTCCGACCTCGGAATCGAGCTCTACATGGCCGTGTTAAGAGGAATGGAGGATGAGGTCTCGCGAGAGGAACTCGACCGCGCGCGCGGAAAGGCCCTGACTTATTTCGCTAGGGCCCTAGACCTCGAGCCGGCAGAGGCCGCGAGGCTGCTGCAGTCCCATGCCCCCGGCAACTGA
- a CDS encoding class I SAM-dependent methyltransferase: MEPEKAAAIKRAIQANFDASAASYDDFEGATGLFSFLARELAREAGVGPGMRVIDAGCGTGISTGILAALVGAGGRVLGIDISAGMVDAARRRLGGAVNVELLVGDVEELEALVSGPGEGEGGSFDAGGGLQAEAPRPWRVEGPWDAVLYTASIFLLPDARRSLRGALAVLRPGGVVGVNYIEGSYVEGRELFRELLPEWSGGERFPAPRFPCDVSLLPEILRECGFCELREGTVETELGLEGLRRFYQVPAQSASLYPKQRYEERREAVGRLFRLAEERGVSKGSMRWRWVVGRKRAPAPG, translated from the coding sequence ATGGAGCCCGAGAAGGCAGCGGCGATAAAGAGGGCTATTCAGGCGAATTTCGACGCCTCGGCCGCGAGCTACGACGATTTCGAGGGGGCCACGGGCCTCTTCTCTTTCCTCGCCCGCGAGCTGGCGCGCGAGGCCGGCGTGGGGCCGGGTATGAGGGTCATAGACGCAGGGTGCGGCACGGGCATATCGACGGGAATTCTGGCGGCGCTCGTCGGAGCCGGGGGACGTGTCCTCGGAATCGATATCTCGGCGGGAATGGTTGATGCAGCGCGCCGGAGGCTCGGGGGCGCCGTGAACGTGGAGCTCCTGGTCGGCGACGTCGAGGAGCTGGAAGCGCTGGTCTCTGGCCCGGGTGAGGGCGAGGGGGGCTCATTCGATGCTGGAGGGGGACTCCAGGCTGAGGCTCCGCGGCCGTGGAGGGTGGAGGGCCCGTGGGACGCGGTCCTCTACACAGCCTCGATTTTCCTGTTGCCCGACGCAAGAAGGTCCCTGCGAGGAGCGCTCGCCGTCCTGAGGCCCGGCGGGGTTGTGGGGGTCAACTATATTGAGGGGAGTTATGTTGAGGGAAGGGAGCTCTTCCGAGAGCTCCTGCCGGAGTGGAGCGGCGGGGAGCGCTTCCCTGCTCCTCGCTTTCCCTGCGACGTATCTCTCCTCCCGGAAATCCTGAGGGAGTGCGGCTTCTGCGAGCTCAGGGAGGGCACGGTCGAGACTGAGCTCGGCCTCGAAGGTCTCAGGCGCTTCTATCAGGTGCCCGCTCAGTCGGCCTCGCTCTATCCGAAGCAGCGCTATGAAGAGAGGAGGGAGGCCGTGGGCAGGCTGTTCCGCCTCGCGGAGGAGAGGGGCGTGAGCAAGGGCTCGATGAGGTGGAGGTGGGTGGTCGGGAGGAAGCGGGCTCCGGCGCCCGGCTAA